One stretch of Candidatus Bathyarchaeia archaeon DNA includes these proteins:
- a CDS encoding endonuclease V — MESSVAVVEFSIQKARKAQTLMAQKVITQNRLPRKIRFVAGVDVAYAAGLAFGAASVLDYDSLEILETQTVTQHVKFPYIPTLLSFRELPACMSCIKKLKRQPDIVLVDAQGLAHPYKLGLASHLGVVLDMPTAGVAKDRLVGEVRRRGEEQVLVFEGEVIGAVVHTQKDAKPVYVSVGHKVSLTTAVEIVKHCIRYARVPEPILAAHKLASAERKAKIEAATTTGAGEHHVECATQRNSRQNPRRQPAKPSG; from the coding sequence ATGGAAAGCAGCGTGGCTGTTGTTGAGTTTTCAATCCAAAAAGCCCGCAAAGCCCAAACGTTAATGGCGCAAAAAGTCATCACCCAAAACCGTTTGCCCAGAAAAATCCGTTTTGTGGCGGGTGTTGACGTTGCGTACGCGGCTGGTTTAGCCTTTGGTGCTGCTTCTGTTCTGGATTATGATTCGCTGGAGATTCTGGAAACCCAAACGGTTACTCAGCATGTCAAGTTTCCGTATATTCCCACGTTGCTTTCTTTCCGGGAACTTCCAGCCTGCATGTCGTGCATCAAGAAGCTGAAGCGTCAGCCCGACATCGTTTTGGTGGATGCCCAGGGGTTAGCACACCCTTACAAGTTGGGGTTAGCTAGTCACCTTGGCGTAGTGCTGGATATGCCGACGGCTGGTGTGGCAAAGGATAGATTAGTCGGCGAGGTCAGGCGAAGGGGCGAAGAGCAAGTTCTGGTTTTTGAAGGGGAAGTCATCGGCGCCGTCGTGCATACCCAGAAGGATGCTAAGCCAGTTTATGTAAGCGTTGGGCACAAGGTTTCGTTAACGACAGCTGTTGAAATCGTCAAACACTGCATCCGTTATGCCCGCGTACCCGAGCCGATTCTGGCAGCGCACAAGTTGGCGTCGGCGGAGCGGAAAGCCAAAATTGAAGCGGCGACAACTACAGGTGCAGGCGAACACCATGTTGAATGCGCAACTCAAAGAAATAGCCGACAAAATCCAAGACGGCAACCTGCGAAGCCAAGTGGCTGA
- a CDS encoding HD domain-containing protein, with translation MLNAQLKEIADKIQDGNLRSQVADFLENPTFSLDGKVYVGPSFDACPGGLSHHHTYTGGYMEHVVATWKIAVALCDVVEQVYGGKVDRDLVTAGVLLHDIFKPVTYMVDEQGNFVSSPLADRLDHISLATAEMVRREFSAELIHIVASHYGNYGPIKPRTVEALVVHLADNVDSQLNGQILDAAWYLTRKATSEGVPKLNAKEAFEVVQAKASEGWSGVEEVVKKIKEQRAAQKT, from the coding sequence ATGTTGAATGCGCAACTCAAAGAAATAGCCGACAAAATCCAAGACGGCAACCTGCGAAGCCAAGTGGCTGATTTTTTGGAGAACCCAACCTTCAGTTTAGACGGCAAAGTCTACGTGGGTCCTTCTTTTGATGCGTGTCCCGGCGGACTTTCCCATCACCACACATACACGGGAGGCTACATGGAGCATGTGGTGGCTACATGGAAAATAGCCGTTGCCCTCTGCGATGTGGTGGAGCAGGTTTACGGGGGCAAAGTAGACCGAGACCTTGTGACGGCGGGTGTTTTGCTGCACGACATTTTCAAGCCAGTCACGTACATGGTTGATGAGCAGGGCAACTTTGTATCGTCGCCGCTTGCGGACAGACTTGACCACATTTCGTTGGCGACGGCGGAGATGGTTCGCAGAGAGTTTTCCGCGGAGCTGATTCATATTGTTGCGTCGCATTACGGCAACTACGGTCCCATCAAGCCCCGTACGGTTGAGGCGTTGGTGGTGCATTTGGCTGACAACGTGGACTCGCAGCTAAACGGGCAGATTCTGGATGCGGCTTGGTACTTGACGCGGAAAGCCACCAGCGAAGGTGTGCCCAAGTTGAACGCGAAGGAGGCGTTTGAGGTGGTCCAAGCGAAGGCGTCGGAAGGCTGGAGCGGCGTGGAAGAGGTCGTGAAGAAAATCAAAGAGCAAAGGGCTGCACAGAAAACTTAA